The nucleotide sequence TGCATCCATATCGCGAAATCCGTATCTTTTCCTACTCCTTTCAGTCGAATTGAATCCAGAAATCTGCTGGATTCAATCGGAATCCGTATCAGACGAGCGCTGAGCGCCGCAAGCGACCGGCCCCCTTCCGCGTGGGAGGGGGCCGGTCCTTTCTCGCTGTAGGCGCTGGCTGGGGTCAGCGAACGTCCATCAGTTCGACATCGAAAATCAGGGTGGCGCCCGGGGGAATCACGCCGGGCACGCCCGCTTCACCGTAGGCGAGGTGGCCGGGAATGGTCAGCCGGGCCTTGTCGCCCACCCGCATCTGCGCGATGCCCTGGTCCCAGCCGGGAATCACGTAGCCGACGCCCAGCGGAAACTCGATGGGCTGGCCCCGGTCACGGCTGGAGTCGAACTTCTGCCCGTTTTCCAGGGTGCCGGTGTAGTGGACGCTGACCATCTTGCCTTTTTCGGCAGGTTGACCGTTGCCCTCGTGGTACTTCTCGATCTGAAGGTCCTGATCCATGCGGTGAGCCTAGCGCCTGGGTCCGCCGCAGGGCGGGACAGTGAAACAGCTGTGAAGGGTCCAGCGCCCGCCCGGAGTTCTGGAAAGGAGTTTTGTCCCTGCTGGCCGACATGAAGCGGACATCATCTGCGGGCCACTTCCGCTCACCCTTCAGCTCTTAGACTGGAGGTATGAAAGGCCTGAAAGAATTTCTGGAATGGCTGCGCGGCACGCTGAGCGGCCCGACCCGGCCACGTCCGGTGCCGATTCCCGTGCGCGTGCGCGAGCGCCGCTGAACCCCGACGGTCTGCCCTGAGCGGCAGGCTTTTTTCTGGTCCCCGCTCCCATGTGTGAGCCACCTCAACGTGGCCTCAAGACGCAGACACTATGCTGCGCCGATGCCGGAGCTGTCCCCCGCCGTTTTCCCCCCCGACCCTGACCACGGCATGGCGGAACTCCGCGCCCTGATCGAATCCCGGCCCGATGTCGAGCGTGGGCGTGTCGAGGCCGCCTACGTCTTTGCCCGTGACGCGCACGCCGGGGTGCGGCGCAAAAGTGGCGAGCCGTACATCACCCACCCGGTGGCGGTGGCGGTCATCCTGGCGCGGCTGGGCATGGACACCGACAGCCTGATGGCCGGGCTGCTCCACGACACGGTGGAAGACGTGGAGGGCGTGACCTTCGAGCGGATCGAAGCGAATTTCGGTCCTGACGTGCGGCGCATCGTGGAGGGCGAAACCAAGGTCAGCAAGCTCTCCAAACAGGGCAACCAGCAGGCCGAGGTGCCGGGCGACGGGCGCGACATGCAGGCCGAGAACCTGCGCCAGATGCTCATCGCCATGACGGTGGACCTGCGCATCATCGTGGTCAAGCTCGCCGACCGCCTGCACAACATGCGGACGCTGGGCAGCATGAAGCCCGAAAAGCAGGCCCGCATCGCCCGCGAAACGATGGAGATTTTCGCCCCGCTCGCGCACCGGCTCGGCATCGGGCGCATCAAGTGGGAACTCGAAGACCTCAGCTTCCGGTACCTGCACCCCGACGCCTACGAGTACCTGCAGACCCGGCTGCGGACCCGCCAGGAAGAGCGCGACGACCTGATCGTGAACGCGGTGGCCGAACTGCGCGGGGCGCTGGAAGACGACCTCGAACTGCTCGAATGGGTGGAGGACATCGACATTGCGGGCCGCTCCAAGCACCTGTGGAGCATCCACAACAAGATGCAGAAGGAGGGCAAGGCCCTCGAGCAGATTTTCGACCTCCTCGCGCTGCGGGTGATTCTCAAGACCCGCCCGCTGGCGGTGCCCGAAGGCGTGGACGAGTCGCGCCGTGAGCGGGCCGAGGAAAACCGCGAAAAGCGCGTGTGCTACCACACCCTGAGCGTGGTGCATTCCATGTGGACCCCGCTGCCGGGCCGGGTCAAGGACTACATCGCCGTGCCCAAACCCAACGGCTACCAGAGCCTGCACACCACCGTCATCTCGCGCAGCGGTCAGCCGATCGAGGTGCAGATTCGCTCGCTGCGGATGCACGAGGTGGCCGAGTACGGCGTGGCCGCGCACTGGATTTACAAACAGGGCGGGCAACTCGCGCAAAAAGACCGCGAGAACTGGATCGCCCAGCTGCGCGAAATCCAGAACGAAATCGGGGACGCGTCCGACTACATCGACGCGGTCAAAAACGACATCCTCTCGCAGCGGGTGCGGGTCTTTACCCCCAAAGGGCTGGCGGTGTCGCTCACGGCGGGCAGCACACCCATCGACTTCGCCTACCACATCCACACCCGCATCGGGGAAACGGCGGTGGGGGCGCGGGTCAACGGTTCCATCGTGCCGCTCTCGCACCGACTGCAAAACGGCGACATGGTGGAGGTGCTGACCAGCAAGCAGGGCAAGCCCAGCGAGGACTGGCTCAATTTCGTGGCGACCCGCAGCGCCCGCACCAAGATTCGGGCCTACTCGCGCCAGCAAAAGCGCGACGAGGGGCTGCAAAAGGGGCACGACCTGCTGGAGCGTTACCTGCGGCGACGTCAACTGGCGGTGCGGCAGCTGATGCGCTCCAAGCTGCTCGAAGAGGCTGCCCAGAAACTGCTCGGCACCCGCAACCCCGACGAGCTTTACCTCGCACTCGCGGCGGGCAAGCTCACGCCCAGCGTGGTGGCCCGCATCCTCTCGCCCACGCTGGCGCAGGAGCAGGCGGCGCCCAGGTCACCCCGGCCCGCCGCCGTCAAGCCCTCCGAACACGGCATCTATGTCGAGGGCTTTACCACCCAGACCAAAATCAGCAACTGCTGCTCGCCCATTCGCGGCGACCAGATCATGGGTTACCTCACGCGGGGGCGCGGGGTCAGCATCCACCGCATCGACTGCCCCAACATGGTCCGGCTGCTCGCGGGCGAACCCGAGCGCTGCGTGGCCGCCTCGTGGAACGCCGTCAGTGAGCAGGAACTGATCGTGGACCTCGACGTGGTCGCCGAAGACCGCTCGCACCTGCTGGCCGACGTGATGAAGGTCCTGAGCGACCAGAAGACCAGTTCGCTGAAGGTTGAGGCGCGGGCCGACGCGGGGGGCACCGCCCACATTCACCTGCGCCTCGCCGTGGGCAACCCGGGCCAGCTGGAGGTCGTGCGCTCGGCGCTGCTGGCCGTGCCCAACGTGACCGACGTGCTGCGCATCGGGCGCGGGCCGAAGCGGGGGTGAGAGCGGCGGGCATTCCGGGCGACGGGCTGGCCCCGCAGTGCGGACGGCGCCCGATTCCCTGTTGTTCGCCCCCCAACCTGCTAGCCTGCCCGAACTATGTTCGAGTCGCTGGGCAACAAATTGCAGGACATTCTGGAAAAGCTGGGCCGCGAGCGCCAGCTGACCGAGGCGCAGGTCAAGGCCTCGATGCGCGAGATTCGCATGGCGCTGCTCGAAGCCGACGTGAACTTCACCGTCGCCAAGGACTTCGTGGGCCGCGTCAGCGAGCAGGCGGTGGGCCAGCAGGTGCTCGGCTCGCTCAATGCCGGGCAGACCGTCATCAAGCTTGTTCACGACGAACTGATTCAGACCCTCGGGGGCGAGTCGGCGCAGCCCTCGCTCGACAAGAAGCACAACGTCTGGTTCATGGTCGGCCTTCAGGGCGCGGGCAAGACCACCAGCTCGGGCAAACTCGCCGCGCACTACAAGAAGCAGGGCCGCCGGGTGCTGCTCGTCGCCGCCGACACCCAGCGCCCCGCCGCCCGCGACCAGCTCGAAGTGCTGAGCAAGCAGGTCGGCGTGCCGGTGCTGAAGGTGAACGACGGTGAAACGCCCGCCGAGACGAAGGCCAGAATCGAGGAGCATCTGGCCCGCGACCCGCGTGACCTCGTCATCGTGGACACCGCCGGGCGCCTTCAGATCGACGAAGGGCTGATGAACCAGCTCGCCGCGCTCAAGGCCGAGTTGCAGCCCACCGAAACGCTGCTGGTCGTGGACGCCATGACCGGGCAGGAGGCGCTCAACGTCGCCCAGAGCTTCGACGAGCGCATCGGCGTGTCGGGCCTGATCATGACCAAGATGGACGGGGACGCCCGTGGGGGCGCCGCGCTCTCGGCCCGCTCGGTCACGGGCAAGCCGATTTACTTTGCCGGGGTCAGCGAAAAAATCGGCGGCCTCGAACCCTTCTACCCTGACCGGGTGGCCGGGCGCATCCTGGGCATGGGCGACGTGCTGGGCCTGATCGAGCGGGCGCAGGAAGCCGACCTCAAGGCCATGGACGTCAAGAAACCCGGCGACTTCGACCTCGAAGACCTGCTGCTGCAACTGCGTCAGATTCGCAAGCTGGGGCCGCTGGGCGACCTGATGAAGATGATTCCCGGCATGAGCCGCGCGCTGCCCGAGGGCTTTACCATCGACGAAAAGCAGCTTCAGCGCATCGACGCCATGATTTCTTCGATGACGGTCAAAGAGCGGCGCAACCCCAAGATGATTGACGGCAGCCGCCGCAAGCGCATCGCCAAGGGCAGCGGCTCCAGCGTGCAGGACATCAACAAGTTGCTGAAAATGCACGAGCAGATGAAGGAAATGATGAAGATGCTCGGCCAGATGACCGGCGGCAAGGGCAAAGGCATGCGGATGCCCAAACTGCCGCGCGGCGGCGGTCAGGTGCCGCCGAGTCTCAAGATGAAAAAGTAAGGGGCAAGGGGAGCGCGGGGGCCGGGACGCGTCACTTCCGGCCCCCACACTTCTGAGCCGAGAGGGTGCAGCCCCTCATGGTACGCTTCGTCACTGAGATGACGTTGCCTTTTTTCCCACTTCGTGACCGGCGCTCTGGCCGGGTCATCGCCCGGCAGGTGCGCCCATGATGGTCCTGGCGGCGCTGCTGTCGTGGTTTTTGCTTGGGCTGTTTATTCATTACAGCAAGCGCTTCGGCTGGGGGCAGCCGGTCCGGCAGGAAGGCCCGCAGACCCACCTCGTCAAGGAAGGCACCCCCACGGCGGGCGGCGTGGCGTTCGTGCTGGCGCTGGTGCTGGTGTTTCTGGCGCTGCTGGCCTTCGGCGGCATCGGGCAGGCCAACCTCAGCCGCGAGGTGATGATTCTGCTTGCCGCGCTCGGCATGGGCGTGGTGGGCGGCATCGACGATTTCCTGAAAATCCGTTCGCGCAAGTTCGGCGGCAAAAAGGAACTGCTCGCCCGTGAGAAGTTCCCCTTGCAACTGCTCGTCGCGCTCCTGTTCGCGGGCTTTGCCGCGCCGCTCGCCAGCCATCAACTGCTGCCCGGCTTCATGTCCGTCGGCGGCTATCCCATCTTCGACATGCTCTTTATCGCCTTCGTGATGGTGGGCAGCGTCAACGCCTTCAACTTCACCGACGGCCTCGACGGTCTGCTCGCCGGGGTGGGCATGATCGTGCTGCTGCCGCTGGTGGCCGTGTCGCCCATCAGCGCACTGATGGTGGCGGTGCTGCTGGGCTTCCTGTGGTTCAACGCCCACCCCGCCCGCGTGTTCATGGGCGACATGGGCAGCCACGCCATCGGCGCGGTGGCCGCCGGAGCCTACGCGCTGTACTCGGACGTGTGGCTGCTGCCGATTGCCGCCATCATTCCCGTCATCGCCGTGCTGAGCGTGGTGATTCAGGTCGCGTCGTTCAAGTCGCGCGGCAAGCGGGTGTTTCGCATGACGCCCATTCAGCACCACTTCGAACTCAGCGGCTGGCCCGAAACCCACGTCACCCTGCGCTTCTGGGTGGTCACCGGCATCGCCACCGCGCTGACGTGGTGGCTGATGGGCGGGCGGCCCTGAGCACCAGAGAAGATGAACAGGCCGGGGCCACCGCTCCGGCTTTTTCTTTTCCCTCCCGTCACTGCGTACAATCCGGGAATGACTGTTTTGCCGGCGCCTGACCTGCTCGCCCGCGCCCTGAGCCGCCGCGCGGGGCTGCCGGAGACGGGTACCACCTTTTACCGCGCGGTCCACATCACCGAAACCGGGGGTGTGTGGGCGCTGGACGTGGCAGGAGACGCCGGGGTGCTGAGCCTGTACGCCGAACTGGGGCCGGAGGCCGAACACGCCCTGGCCGCGCAGTGTGGAGAGGGTGCGGGGCTGGCCGGGGTCTACCTCAAGCGCCGCCCGCCCGAGGCGAGACACCTGGCGAACGTGGCCCGCGAACGGCTCTCGCCGCCCGACCCGGTGTGGGGCGCGGCCCGGCCCGAGGTGACGGTGCTGGAAGAAGGGGTGCCCTTCCTGATTCGGCCCGGTGCCGACCTCAGCCTGGGGCTGTTTTCCGACGCTCGCCCGGCGCGGCGCTGGGTGCGCGAACACTCGGCAGGGGGGCGGGTGCTGAACACCTTCGCGTACACCTGCGGCTTTGGCCTGAGCGCGGCCCTCGGCGGCGCACAAACCGTCAAGAACGTGGACCTCTCGCGCAAGGTGTTGGGGTGGGGGCAGGCCAACTACGCCCTGAGCGGGCTGGCGGCGCCCGACCCGGACTTTCTGTACGGCGACGTGTTCGGGTGGCTCGAAAGGCTGCGCAAGCGGGGCGACCTGTTCGACCTCGTCGTGCTCGACCCGCCCGGCTTCGCCCGCTCGAAGGCCGGAACGTGGCGGGCCGACAAGGACTACGGGCGGCTGTTCGCGCAGGCCTGCGGGGTCACGGCTCCGGACGGGCGCGTCCTCGCGCTGCTCAACCACGCCGGGGTGTCGGCGGGCGGCCTGACGCGCCTCATCGAGCACGGGCTGGACACGGCGGGGCGGCGCGGACGTCTGAGCGCCGCGCTGGGGCCGGGGCGCGACTATCCCGGTGCCGCGCATCTCAAGGTGCAGGTGTGGGACGTGGAGTGACCGATGAAGGGTTGCGCCGGTTCATTTTGTAAAGCATTCGGGTAAGCTGTGGGCATGACTCAAGGCCAAGACCAAGTGCTGCAACCCCTGACGACGCCGGAAGAGGTGGACCAGTTCCTGAAAGACCACCCCCAGGCCGCTGTGTTCAAAGCCGGAACCTGCCACAAGACCATGCAGGGCTTCGGCGTCATCGAGACCTTCCTGCAGCGTTACGAACTCCCCATCGGCTTTATCCGGGTGGTGGACTGGCGCCCGGCGAGCAACCACGTCGCGGAGATGACCGGCATCACCCACCACAGCCCGCAGTTCATCCTGTTTCAGAATGGTCAGCCGCAGTACGAGGTCAACAACTGGGACATCACCCCCGAAGCCCTGGCGCCGGTGTTCAGCCAGCACGTGCCCCAGCGCAGCGGCGCGGCGCAACTCGCCACCGACGACAACGTGGAGCCTTACCGCCAGTTGATGCGGGCCTACCTCGACGGGCAGCTCAGCGACTGGGCGTTTCAGGACCAGTACGTGACGATGTTCCGCGACGACGCCAGCCTGCGCTCGCAGCGCGAGTTCGACCTGCTCTCGCGCCTGTTCGGGGACCCCGACGCCTACCACGGCGGCCTGCACCAGCTCGGTGCGCCGCAGGACCGGGGCGACCTGAAAGCCCGCGTGCAGGACGTGCTCGACCAGCTCGGTTAAGCTCCTGCCCTTGCCGCCCTGCCCTGCCTGGACCTTCCGGGCGGGGCCTTTTTGTGGGGGCGGCGCGGGAGACGGACAGAGGATTGTAATACGGATTCCGATTGAATCTGAAACTACCAGATTCAATCCGACTTGCAAAGCTGCGCAGCAGAGCGGATGCGAGTAGGAAAAAATACGGATTCCGCGATATGGATGCACAGGCGGCGCCTTCCCAACTGTACAGGCCCGACTGTGCAGGAATTAAGCGGAATCCGTATAAGTTGGGGGTAAGACCCCGGCGGGTGTCATGATGGGCAAGGCCAAGTCTGAACTCTGCCCCCGGCTTCCGTTTCCTGCGACCTGTCTGCTGCTCATCCTGTTCGTTGCTCACCCATGACCCAGAACCCGCATCCCCCCACGTCCGCCGCGCCGCTACGCCTGCCTGTGCCCCAGGACCAGGTCGTGTTCCGGCGCCTTTCAACCGACTTCTACCCCTGGACCGAGGTGCTCACGGCGCTGGAGACGTTGCAGCAGCAGGGCCTGACCGGTGTGCTCGACGTGGAGCAGCAGGGCCGCTGGGCGCGGTTCGTGTGGGTGGGCGGGCAACTGCTCGGGGGCCTCGCGGCCAGCGGCAGTGAGGTCACGCTGGACGTGGCGATGCGTGGCCTGTCCCGCGCCTGGGTCACCCTGACCCTGACCGACCCGCTGGTGGCCGAGGTGCTGTGGGAGTGCCGCCACACCGCGCCGCGCCCGCTGCCGCTGCCCTGGCCCGCCGTCCACGAGCGGTTGCAGCGCGAGCGGTTTCAGGGGGTGCTGCTCGCCGGGCCCCACTGCTCGTTCTGGGAGGGGGGGCGGGTGACTTCGGGCGTGCTGCCCCCCGCAGGCGCGACCTGTCACGCGCTGTCGTCCAGACAGCAGCACAACCGCGAGTTGCTGGTCAGCACCTGGCGTGAGGTGCTGGCCGTGACCGCCCGGACCGCGCCCAGGTTCGAGGAGGTCTGGAAGCAGGTCAGCATGCAGCTGGCCGGGCGGCACCCGGTCCTCGACCCGTTTGCAGGTGAGGTGACGCTGATTCGGGGCCGACTGGCGGTCGAGGACGACGTGCCGATGCAGGAACTGCTGCCCGCGCTGCTCGCGGCCTACCGGCTGAGCCTGCGGCAACTGCGGCTGGACCTGCGGACCCTGCCGCTCGACGGGGTGCGCCGCGGCCCCGGCTGGGCGGCCACCGGCCTGGAGACGCTGTGACCCGCTGGACCCACGACATTCCCCGTTGGCCCAGCGGCCTGCGCGACGAAACCTCGCTGCCCTACGCGGCGTGGCGGGTTCTTGATCTGGTGGACGGCAAGCGGACCCTGGCACAGATCGCCTCGCAACTGGAGCTGAGTCAGGAGGACGTGGAACGGGCGCTGGAACAGGCGCAGAGCTGGACCAGCCGCGCCCTGCGCCGCGAGCAGCCGGTCACCGAGGCGGTGCTGGGCAACGTGACCCAGGCTCTGGTGAGCGTGGTCGGCCCCATCGGGGAATTCCTGATTGACGACGCGCTGGAGCAGGTGGGGGAGGGGGCCACCCTCTCGGCGCTGCTGGGGGCCGTCGCGCCGGAACTGGACGAAACGCACCTGCACCAGTTCGTGCGGCAGTTGCGGGCGCGGAGGCTGGCCTGAGTTCGCGCCGATGTCTCTGCCCCCACCCTGATGGTCCGCTGCCTGCCCGAGAGGCCCGCCTGCCCGAGAGGAAAGCCACATGAAGTACACGGTTCTGATTCGCCAACCCGTTCCCGAGGAGATTCGCCCGCAGCTGGAAGAGCAGCTGGTCAGCCGCTTCGGCCTGAGTGCCGAACAGGCCCAGCGCCTCGCCGCCCGGCGCTCGGGCCGCCTGATGAAGCCCACCTCGCAGGCCCGCGCCGAGCTGCTGGTGCAGGTGTTCGAGTCGGTGGGCGCCCAGGTGTCGCTTGAAGAGGTCCGCGCCGACGGGCCGGGAGCAGCGGCCCCAGTGCCAGTTCCCGCAGCCCCCGCTGACCCGGTTTCCGCCGGCCAGTCCTCCGCCGGGGCGCCGGACCCCTTCGCGTCGGCGGGGGCCAGCGATCCCTTTACGCCGAGCAGCGACCTCTTTGCCGACCTTTTCTCGGCGCCTGCGTCCTCCAGCACGGTGGTCGGGGCGGTGGCCGGAGGCCTGACTCCAACCGGCTCGACTGCGGGTGGCTTGACGGGTGTCGCTGGCGCTGGCACGGGGGCCGCACCGCAGGTTCCTCCGCTGGACGTGAACGACGCCGACCCCGATGTCCTGCCCGACTGGGCCAGATCGCCCGCTCCGGCGCGGGGGCGTCCGGACCGGGAGGCGCCCGCAGTGGGAGGTGACGGTGCGGGTAATCAAACGGGGAACGACGACTGGGCCGATTTCACCGGTTCGCTGTCCATGCCCGAGTCGGACACGTTGCAGGTGTCGCGTCCGGCGGGCGCCGCGCCGCGTCAGTCCACCGAGTTCCTGACCGAGGTGGGCGACGAAGCGGTGGTCAACGCCCAGCCCCGTCACAGCCTGACCCAGCAGATTCGCCTCGGCACCCTGGCGCCGCTGGTGCTCTCGGGGCTGCTGACCCTGGGGCTGCTGCTGCTGACCCTGCCCCGGCTGGAGCAGCGGCTGATGCAGAGCAGCGCCCAGACCCTCGCCTCGGTGATCGGAACCACCCTGCCGGGCGGTGCGGCGGCCCAGGCCGCGCAACTGGGCGCGGCCGCGCGCGACCCCAACGTGGGCTTCGTGCGCCTGGAGGTGCCCAGCGGCAACGCCACGCTGCGTTCGGCGGCCACCTCCGACCTCGCCGCGCTCAATACCCGGCTGGCCGCCTGGAGCGGCAGTGCTCGCCCGGCGGGGCGCCTGCGGGTCGGCAACCAGGACTACGCCGTGAGCCGTGTCAGCATCGTGCGGGGCAGCGGGGGCGTCCTGCGGGCGGTGCCTGCGGGCCAGGAAAACTCGGCCCCGGTGGTGCGCCGGGTCACGGTGGGGGTCGCCAGTGCGCAGGCCGCCGCCAGCCTGCGCAGCACCCTGGGGCTGGTCGTGCTGACCACCCTGCTGGGCCTGCTGCTCGCCCTCGCCTTCGCCGCCCGCGCCGCCCGGCAGATCGTGGGGCCGCTCGAACGGCTGGTCGAGGTGGCCGACGCCATCTCGCTCGGTGACCTGACCCGCCCGGTCCGCATGGAGCGCAACGACGAAATCGGTGATCTCGCCCAGGCCCTGGAGCGGATGCGCCTGAGTCTCGAAGCGGCGATGGACCGCCTGCGCCGCCGCAAGCGCACGTAAAAGGGAGAGAGGAGAGGGCAGAGGGCTAACCTTCTGCCCTCTCCTCTCTCCCTTTGCGGCTTAGCATGCCTGGCATGCGTGTTGTCCTTAAGCTCGGCACCAGTGTTCTGACCGCAGGCACCGACCGCCTGCACCGGCCCCGGCTGGTGGACCTGATGCGCGACATCGCCGCCGTGCACGCGCGAGGGCACGAGGTCGTGCTGGTGACCAGCGGCGCGGTCACGGCGGGCTGGGAGGCGCTGGGCTTTCCGCCGCGTGAGCGCACCCTGGCCGAAAAGCAGCTGCTGGCGGCGGTGGGACAGGTGCAACTGATGCACCTCTACGCGTCGCTGGCCGACCTCTATGGGCTGCGGGCGGCGCAGCTCCTGCTCACCGCCGACGATTTCCGCGAGCGCACGCGCTACCTCAACGCCCGGACCACGCTGGAAGGCTGTCTGGGCCGGGGCGTGCTGCCGGTCATCAACGAGAACGACACCGTGGCGGTGGACCAGATCAAGGTGGGCGACAACGACACCCTCTCGGCCTTCGTCGCCAATCTGGTCGGGGCCGACCTGCTGCTGATCCTGACCGACGCGCCGGGGCTGTATACCGCCGACCCGCGCATGGACCCCGGCGCCACCCTGATTCCGGTGGTGGAGCGCGTGACCCCCGAGGTCTGGGCGCTGGCGGGCGGCGCGGGCAGCCACCGGGGCACGGGCGGCATGCACACCAAGATTCAGGCCGCCGAAATCGCTACACGCGCCGGAACGCCTGTGGTCATCGCCCCCGGCGACGCGCCTGAAGCCCTGCGCCGGGTGGTGGACGGCGAGGCCCTCGGCACCCGCTTTCTGGCGTCGGGCACCCGTCTGGAAGCCCGCAAGCGCTGGATTCTGGCCGAGATCGCCCAGGGGCGCCTGCTGCTCGACGACGGCGCGGCGCAGGCGGTACGCGAGCGCGGCAGCAGCCTGCTTCCGGCGGGCATCCGGCAGGTGGAAGGCGACTTCGAGCGCGGCCACACCGTGCGCCTGCTGGCCCCGGACGGCCAGGAACTCGGGCGCGGCCTGACCCGTTACCGGGCCGACGACCTGCGGCGCCTCGGCGGGCACCACTCGCGCGAGATCGAGGGGTTGCTCGGGTACACCTACGGCGACGAGGCCGTTCACCGCGACGATCTGGTGCTGCTCTAGCTCCCGCTGCCCTGGGACCTGTTGCCCTGGGGCGCGTCCGGCATTTGCGTGCTTTCCCGCCCGGACGCACCCCGTAGACTCGGCAGATGACGCAGGCCGATTCTCTCCCCACCGTTCAGGCCCCGAGTGTTCAGGAACTGGGCCAGCGTGCCCGCCGCGCCGCCCGCGTGCTGCGGTCCCTGCCCACCGAGCGCAAGGTGCAGGCGCTCCGGGCGCTCGCCGACGAGTTGCGCTCGCGCGAGGCCGGGATTCTCGCCGCCAACGTGCGGGACGTGCAGGCCGCCGAAGCCGCTGGGCTGCCCGCGCACATGGTGGACCGGCTGCGGCTGGACGCCTCTGCCCTCGCCGCCATCGCCCGCGACGTGGAAGCGGTGGCCGCGCTTCCCGACCCGGTGGGCGAGCAGACCGGGGAAAAGACCCTTCCCAGCGGCATTCGCGTCTCGCAGCGCCGGGTGCCGCTGGGCGTGCTGGGCGTCATCTACGAAAGCCGCCCCAACGTGACCGTGGACGTGGCGGCGCTGGCGCTGATGTCGGGCAACGCGGCCATTCTGCGCGGAGGCAAGGAGACGGTGCATTCCAACGCCGCCCTCGAAGAGGCCATCCGCGCCGCGCTGGAAGGGGAGGGCCTGCCCGGGGCCGCCGTGCAGGTCATCCGCGACCCGGACCGCGCCCGGATGCTCGAACTGCTGCGGCTCGACGACTGCGTGGACGCCATCATTCCGCGTGGGGGCGCGGGGCTGCACCGTTTTTGCGTGGAAAACGCGACGGTGCCGGTCATCGTGGGCGGCATCGGGGTCGTTCACCTTTACCTGGACAGCTCGTTTACCCGCACGCCGCAGGACGTGCAGACCGCCGCCGACCTGATTCGCAACGCCAAGACCCAGAAGCCGAGTGCCTGCAACGCGCTCGACACCCTGCTCATAGACCGCGCCGCGCTGCCTGCGTTGCCCGGCGTGCTGCGTGCGCTGCTGGAGAGCGGCACGGAGCTGCGGGCCGACGCCGAGGCGCTGGAAGCACTCAGCCGCGCCGGATTGACGGCCAGCCCCGCGCAGCCGGGCGACTACGGCACCGAGTTTCTGGCGCTGACCGCCAGCATCCGCACCGTCTCGGGGCTGGACGAGGCGCTGGACTTCATCGCCGAGCACGGCGGGCACACCGACGTGATTCTGACCCGTGACGAGGCGCAGGCCCGGCGCTTCGTGCAGGACGTGGACAGCGCCGCCGTGATGGTCAACGCCAGCCCCCGCTTCAACGACGGCGGGCAACTGGGCCTGGGGGCCGAGGTCGCCATCAGCACCCAGAAGTTGCACGCCCGGGGACCGATGGGCCTGCGCGAACTGACGACCACCAAATGGGTGGTGCAGGGGGACGGGCAGATTCGGGGCTAAGGGGCATGCCCCCCTCATCCCGCCTCACCCCCGGCCCGGTACACTGAGCCGTTACGCCGCTCGCGGCGCCTGTTCCTGATTTCCTGTCCCTGATTCCCTTGTTCCCCGAGGTTTCCCCTATGACCCCCATCCTGACCCTGTTTCTGATTCTGTTCGCCGCCATCTGCGTCGGCCTGGTGTTTTTCGTGCTGCTGCAAGTCCCCAAGCAGGCGGGCCTCTCGGCCAGCATGGCTTCGGGCGGCTCGCTGCTCGGCGGGCGCGGCGTTGAAGGCGGTCTGGTCCGCACCACCGCCGTCCTCGGTGGGCTGTTTATGCTGCTCGCTTTCCTGATCGTCTTTATCTCGCGCTGAGCAGGGCATCTCGCGCTGAGCAGGACAGGGGGAGGGGCACCGGCTGG is from Deinococcus wulumuqiensis R12 and encodes:
- a CDS encoding FKBP-type peptidyl-prolyl cis-trans isomerase yields the protein MDQDLQIEKYHEGNGQPAEKGKMVSVHYTGTLENGQKFDSSRDRGQPIEFPLGVGYVIPGWDQGIAQMRVGDKARLTIPGHLAYGEAGVPGVIPPGATLIFDVELMDVR
- a CDS encoding RelA/SpoT family protein, whose translation is MPELSPAVFPPDPDHGMAELRALIESRPDVERGRVEAAYVFARDAHAGVRRKSGEPYITHPVAVAVILARLGMDTDSLMAGLLHDTVEDVEGVTFERIEANFGPDVRRIVEGETKVSKLSKQGNQQAEVPGDGRDMQAENLRQMLIAMTVDLRIIVVKLADRLHNMRTLGSMKPEKQARIARETMEIFAPLAHRLGIGRIKWELEDLSFRYLHPDAYEYLQTRLRTRQEERDDLIVNAVAELRGALEDDLELLEWVEDIDIAGRSKHLWSIHNKMQKEGKALEQIFDLLALRVILKTRPLAVPEGVDESRRERAEENREKRVCYHTLSVVHSMWTPLPGRVKDYIAVPKPNGYQSLHTTVISRSGQPIEVQIRSLRMHEVAEYGVAAHWIYKQGGQLAQKDRENWIAQLREIQNEIGDASDYIDAVKNDILSQRVRVFTPKGLAVSLTAGSTPIDFAYHIHTRIGETAVGARVNGSIVPLSHRLQNGDMVEVLTSKQGKPSEDWLNFVATRSARTKIRAYSRQQKRDEGLQKGHDLLERYLRRRQLAVRQLMRSKLLEEAAQKLLGTRNPDELYLALAAGKLTPSVVARILSPTLAQEQAAPRSPRPAAVKPSEHGIYVEGFTTQTKISNCCSPIRGDQIMGYLTRGRGVSIHRIDCPNMVRLLAGEPERCVAASWNAVSEQELIVDLDVVAEDRSHLLADVMKVLSDQKTSSLKVEARADAGGTAHIHLRLAVGNPGQLEVVRSALLAVPNVTDVLRIGRGPKRG
- the ffh gene encoding signal recognition particle protein, producing the protein MFESLGNKLQDILEKLGRERQLTEAQVKASMREIRMALLEADVNFTVAKDFVGRVSEQAVGQQVLGSLNAGQTVIKLVHDELIQTLGGESAQPSLDKKHNVWFMVGLQGAGKTTSSGKLAAHYKKQGRRVLLVAADTQRPAARDQLEVLSKQVGVPVLKVNDGETPAETKARIEEHLARDPRDLVIVDTAGRLQIDEGLMNQLAALKAELQPTETLLVVDAMTGQEALNVAQSFDERIGVSGLIMTKMDGDARGGAALSARSVTGKPIYFAGVSEKIGGLEPFYPDRVAGRILGMGDVLGLIERAQEADLKAMDVKKPGDFDLEDLLLQLRQIRKLGPLGDLMKMIPGMSRALPEGFTIDEKQLQRIDAMISSMTVKERRNPKMIDGSRRKRIAKGSGSSVQDINKLLKMHEQMKEMMKMLGQMTGGKGKGMRMPKLPRGGGQVPPSLKMKK
- a CDS encoding phospho-N-acetylmuramoyl-pentapeptide-transferase, with product MMVLAALLSWFLLGLFIHYSKRFGWGQPVRQEGPQTHLVKEGTPTAGGVAFVLALVLVFLALLAFGGIGQANLSREVMILLAALGMGVVGGIDDFLKIRSRKFGGKKELLAREKFPLQLLVALLFAGFAAPLASHQLLPGFMSVGGYPIFDMLFIAFVMVGSVNAFNFTDGLDGLLAGVGMIVLLPLVAVSPISALMVAVLLGFLWFNAHPARVFMGDMGSHAIGAVAAGAYALYSDVWLLPIAAIIPVIAVLSVVIQVASFKSRGKRVFRMTPIQHHFELSGWPETHVTLRFWVVTGIATALTWWLMGGRP
- a CDS encoding class I SAM-dependent rRNA methyltransferase, with the protein product MTVLPAPDLLARALSRRAGLPETGTTFYRAVHITETGGVWALDVAGDAGVLSLYAELGPEAEHALAAQCGEGAGLAGVYLKRRPPEARHLANVARERLSPPDPVWGAARPEVTVLEEGVPFLIRPGADLSLGLFSDARPARRWVREHSAGGRVLNTFAYTCGFGLSAALGGAQTVKNVDLSRKVLGWGQANYALSGLAAPDPDFLYGDVFGWLERLRKRGDLFDLVVLDPPGFARSKAGTWRADKDYGRLFAQACGVTAPDGRVLALLNHAGVSAGGLTRLIEHGLDTAGRRGRLSAALGPGRDYPGAAHLKVQVWDVE